In Coffea arabica cultivar ET-39 chromosome 9e, Coffea Arabica ET-39 HiFi, whole genome shotgun sequence, the genomic window GAACTTGTAATACACATTTGTCTTTTCCTGGATGCAAATTGCAGGAAAACTCGTGATTGCAGCAGAAGCCAATGGTTCTTCAAAAGTTTGCCTTTGACTCGCTAAAAAGTTCGATGCTACAGATAATGTGGAAGGAGATGACTCTTAAAAAATGGACAGCTACtccaccaagaaaataagaTTAAGCTGAATGCATACTATTCAACTTTTGTACAACTCGAACTTGATACTTTTTGCCTTCTTGATTTGCCATTCTAGATTTGATAGATTGCTTAGAACTTTTGAAAGGATTATTGCTATATCTACAAATTGTGTACATCTGTGTGTGCTTATTCCTTAGGCAACTTTTGTGGCAGAGGCTGAACTATGTTTGGTCTCAACTTTGTATCAATTTTAGATCTCGTTCAGAAGACTTTGCTCCGCCTCGATTATATCTGTCTTTTTTGTTTGTTCTATTTTCATTGTATGCAAAAACATGTTGCATCTCACATTTTACGCACAAACAAGGAACATCTTACATTGTATGTAGAAACAAGGAACATCATAATGATCTcagtaattttattatattgtcttgcattttctttacaaattacttattttcattgattaataaaattacaaaatcacAAAGATATTACTGTACCTTTATGTAACTTTTCATACTTAATATCTAAATTTGAATAACTGGGCATTTTTTTATCGAGCCTAACAATTACACCGCGCATCGCGCAGTGTTTTCCTCCTTGTACGTACCGAAAGCTGAAAAACAGGGAAACAaagtatattaaaaaaaaaatagaaacagtCTATGAGCAGCATATGCATCATTAGCAGAAGTCGGCAAGAAAAAATAGCAGTACAAATTTATGCTaggtaaaaagaaaatttgcaccATTAAAACACACAAGAACAGATTAAGCATTCTAATAGTTGAAGTCTCAACGaacatttttttcaaatctaaCTGCTGAATTCAAGAGAGGAACCACGTATACTCAAAATCCTCTCCAATAGTGAGAGCCTCTCTCTCTAGAAATGAGAGCTCCTCCCCTCGTTGTAGGAGAGTGAAACCGAAAACTCCCGCCCAATAATTAAACTCAAAGTTTTGAATCCCAAAACACAATCTCCAAAATTTCAGAAAGTGAGATTGATCAAGCAAAGATCTTTGAAAGATAGTACCTAACATCCCCAGTACCAAGTGAACAAAGTCTCATTTTTTTCCAATACCAAAAACTTTCACAGATTGTGTTACTCAAATCTACTAAGACCAGTTTTTCCTCTTTGCAGCTGGAAATACAAGTACAGGACCATGAGCGGGAGGCAGAGCCCATGCGCAAATAGTTCAGAACTTGCAATTCCTCACTCTGCGTAGAGGGGAAAgggggttttattttttttctactttattttggttttagctagttttcttctctcttccTCTTTGTTTGTTGATTTTGGCTGTTACTAgttctttaaaataaaaaaatatatattcctTTTGGTTGTGTCTTAAGGTGGCATCTGTTTCTTTAACTGGTGGAGCAGGAGCTCTTAGCATCGAGAGATAGTTCTGGGAACATAGTGAGTATTCCTAAAGAAAATGGAGGAAGTCCTTGTTAGTGCACTGAAAAGGTTTGATCTGTTAGAAAAAGAGGTGGAAGGAATAGATCTAGATGATGATGATGTGGAACTAAGTGTGTAGGACTGCAGGGGAAGTCTAGTGGGGAGAATAATGGGTGACAAGATTGCTAATTTCACAGGAGTTAAAAATTTCACTAATCATGTCTGGGGGTATCCCAGAAACTTAAGAGTGACGGAAATAGGATCCAATGTTTTTCAGTTTCAGTTTGAGAAGGAGGTTGAAAGGGAAAGAGTGCTAAGAGGAGGACCATGGATTCTGGACAATCAAGTGTTAGTGATCAGAGAATGGAGTGCAggctttgaaaagaaaattgagtGCTTCAGATTCTCACCACTACGGATTCAGATCTGGAACTTGCCAACCCACTGGATGAGCAGTGCAGCGGGAGTAAAGATTGGAAGGGTATTTCGAAATGTAAAGGAAGTCATTCTGCCTCCAGGAAGGGGGAAAGAAGGGAAGCACATGAAGATATTGGCAGAGATTGACCTATTACAACCTCTTATTAAAGGCACTACAATAAAGCTTAATGGGGAAGTAGTCTGGGTAGAATTCAAGTATGAAAGATGCCCGGATTTCTGCTATAAATGTGGGATAATAGGTCATGGAGATAAGGTGTGTAAACTGGAAAGGAATTTGAATCAGGCGCATAGAGAGGCTCAGTTTGGACCGTAGATGAGAGCAGGAAACATTATGCTTTCTCCAACTAGGGAAGGTACTGGGAAGGAAATGGTGGTAAAAATCCATACCAAAGGACAAGGGGAGGGAAGAGTTGAATCATATAGGACAATGGGAGGCCTGGATACAGGGAAGCAAACTGAAAGGAAAGGAATAACAGAAGGGGGAGGAAAAGGGGTTGGAGAAGAGAAAGATGGAAAGATAGGAAATGAGAGGGACAAAGGGGAGGTCATAGTGAAAAGAAATGACAGAGGGAAAAGGGAGGGGGGAAAAATGAAGGTGGGGCAGAAAGAGAGTCAACAATAGGTAGGTGTGAATGAGCTACTaaataagaaaatgaaggaaGAGAATAAATCTAGCTTGATGGAGAACAAAATGGATATGGATGGGCAGGAGCAGGAGGAGGGCACAAGAAACTCCTTGTCATCAGCTCAAATGAACAATACAAATGAGAGCATGGAAGAGGGAAACCATAGAAAGGTGGTATTGATGACTAGTCAAGGAatggaagaaaaaggaaaacaacaaAGAGGATTCCACAGATCAAAAAGATTACCACTAAGAGAAATAAAGACAAACATCCAGGTTGtggcaaaagaaggaaaaaggaagaagagtgGAGCAAAAGAGGAGGGGGAACCAATGGAGGAGGATGACTGGGaggaaccattacaaaaattacTCAAGAAAGAGGTTCAAAAGCTCAAAGAGCAAGGGGAATTGGAGGCTATCCCTGGAATGCCTCCACTGTGCAAATGAAGGAACTGGTGTGGAATTGTCGAGGTGTGGGAGGACCCTTGACAATTCCCCAACTGAAGGAGATGATAAATCTCCACTTTCCAAGTATTGTGTTCCTGAGTgagataaaaaacaaaaaaatagtgATGGAAAAAGTTAAAAGGCAGCTGAATTTCGATCAATGTTATGTGGTAGATCCGGTTGGCAAGGCAGGAGGTCTAACTATGTTTTGGAAGGAGGAGGTGCAGGTGGAGAGTATCAATGATGATAATTTCTTTATAGAGGTAAAAATAAAGGATCTGGAGGCAAAGAGTGAATGGTGGTTAGTGGGAGTGTATGCTAGTACTGAGGA contains:
- the LOC140014877 gene encoding uncharacterized protein, whose protein sequence is MGDKIANFTGVKNFTNHVWGYPRNLRVTEIGSNVFQFQFEKEVERERVLRGGPWILDNQVLVIREWSAGFEKKIECFRFSPLRIQIWNLPTHWMSSAAGVKIGRVFRNVKEVILPPGRGKEGKHMKILAEIDLLQPLIKGTTIKLNGEVVWVEFKYERCPDFCYKCGIIGHGDKVCKLERNLNQAHREAQFGP